Proteins encoded together in one Lathyrus oleraceus cultivar Zhongwan6 chromosome 5, CAAS_Psat_ZW6_1.0, whole genome shotgun sequence window:
- the LOC127084042 gene encoding uncharacterized protein LOC127084042 isoform X1, which yields MARFCFRGLRFFAVFAVAVFVFARDCVCDESKSNELERDFSITDFDWNLFHQDYSPPAPPPPPPHPPSVSCVDDLGGVGSLDTTCNIANDANLTRDVYVAGKGNFNILPGVRFHCEIPGCMITVNVTGNFSLGDNSSILAGAFGLGAENAVFGNFSVVNTTAMAGPPPPQTSGTPHGATGGGGGHGGRGASCLVDTTKLPEDFWGGDAYSWASLQQPDSFGSSGASTSKESDYGGLGGGIVSMVVYKVIEMNATLLADGGDGGTKGGGGSGGSIYIKGYRMTGSGMISACGGNGYAGGGGGRVSVEVFSRHDEPTIYVHGGSSFACPENAGAAGTLYDAVPRSLIVDNYNMTTDTETLLLDFPYQPLLTNVYVRNKARATVPLLWSRVQVQGQISILQGGVLSFGLPHYASSEFELLAEELLMSDSVMKVYGALRMSVKMFLMWNSKMLIECGEDITVATSLLEASNLIVLRGSSVIHSNANLGVHGQGLLNLSGPGDWIEAQRLVLSLFYSIHVGPGSVLRGPLENATTDDVTPKLHCDNKECPYELLHPPEDCNVNSSLSFTLQICRVEDVLVEGLIKGSVVHFHRARTISIESSGTISASGMGCTGGLGHGNILSNGICSGGGHGGKGGKACSSDYCVKGGISYGNPDLPCELGSGSGNGSSTGTTAGGGIIVIGSLEHPLSSLSIKGSVNADGEDFDPAIRRGKFVIFDNFTGSPGGGSGGTILLFLHSLAIDESAILSSIGGYSGISGGGGGGGGRIHFHWSNIPTGDVYQPIATVKGDIQSGGGKGKGLGGSGADGTISGKACPKGLYGTFCEECPAGTYKNATGSDSSLCQVCPVHELPHRAVYISVRGGITETPCPYQCVSDRYHMPDCFTALEELIYTFGGPWLFGLLLTGLLVLLALVLSVARMKFVGVDELPGPAPTQHGSQIDHSFPFLESLNEVLETNRVEESQSHVHRMYFIGPNTFSEPWHLPHTPSEQIHDIVYESAFNTFVDEINAIAAYQWWEGVIFSALSVIGYPLACSWQHWRRRLKLQRLREFVRSEYDHACLRSCRSRALYEGIKVNATSDLMLAYVDFFLGGDEKRTDLPPRLYERLPMTLLFGGDGSYMAPFTLHNDNILTSLMSQSVQPTTWYRLVAGLNAQLRLVRHGRLRVTLRPVVRWLETHANPALSVHGVRVDLAWFEATSIRYGQYGLVVYALEEGVYQDTRGSIDGALRTEETSRVPTVKREHHSGLASRADLSPGGRIENNCLRRKIQGVSLDVNNLQMLDEKRDIFYLLSFILQNTKPVGHQDLVGLVISMLLLGDFSLVLLTLLQLYSISLVDVFLVLFILPFGILLPFPVGINALFSHGPRRSAGLARLYALWNLTSFINVVVAFLCGYIHYNSQSSSSKRQPSIQPWNIMDDNEWWIFPAGLVLCKLFQSQLINWHVANLEIQDRSLYSNDFELFWQS from the exons ATGGCTCGATTTTGTTTCCGGGGCCTCCGTTTCTTTGCTGTCTTCGCAGTTGCGGTTTTCGTCTTCGCGAGAGACTGTGTTTGCGATGAATCGAAGAGCAACGAGTTGGAGCGTGACTTTTCTATAACTGATTTCGATTGGAACCTTTTTCATCAGGATTACTCTCCGCCGGCTCCGCCTCCGCCACCGCCTCATCCACCATCGGTGTCGTGCGTGGACGATCTCGGCGGGGTTGGTTCTCTGGACACGACGTGTAATATTGCGAACGATGCAAACCTCACTCGCGACGTGTATGTAGCAGGGAAGGGAAATTTTAACATCCTACCTGGGGTGCGGTTTCATTGTGAGATTCCTGGGTGCATGATTACCGTCAATGTTACTGGTAATTTTAGTTTAGGTGACAACTCGTCTATTCTCGCCGGAGCTTTTGGGTTGGGAGCAGAGAATGCTGTTTTTGGGAATTTTTCCGTGGTGAACACGACGGCTATGGCCGGGCCGCCTCCGCCTCAGACGAGTGGAACTCCTCACGGGGCTACCGGTGGTGGTGGGGGCCATGGAGGGAGGGGTGCCAGCTGTCTGGTGGACACAACAAAGCTCCCTGAGGATTTTTGGGGAGGGGACGCCTATTCTTGGGCTTCGCTGCAGCAACCAGATAGTTTTGGGAGCAGCGGTGCGTCCACAAGCAAGGAGAGTGACTATGGTGGGTTGGGTGGGGGGATTGTGAGCATGGTTGTTTATAAAGTTATTGAGATGAATGCAACTCTTTTGGCTGATGGGGGTGATGGAGGGACCAAGGGTGGAGGTGGCTCCGGTGGCAGCATCTACATCAAGGGTTATAGAAT GACTGGTAGTGGGATGATAAGTGCTTGTGGAGGTAATGGTTATGCAGGTGGAGGCGGTGGCAGAGTTTCAGTCGAAGTTTTCAGTAGGCATGATGAGCCCACAATTTATGTCCACG GTGGTAGTAGCTTTGCCTGTCCTGAAAATGCAGGGGCAGCCGGGACTCTTTATGATGCAGTTCCTCGAAGTCTTATAGTCGATAACTATAACATGACAACTGACACAGAGACACTTCTCTTGGATTTTCCTTATCAACCCCTTTTGACTAATGTTTATGTCCGTAACAAGGCTAGGGCTACCGTTCCATTGCTTTGGAGTCGTGTTCAG GTTCAAGGACAGATAAGTATATTGCAGGGTGGGGTACTGAGCTTTGGGCTGCCACACTATGCTTCTTCAGAGTTTGAGTTATTAGCTGAAGAGCTGTTGATGAGTGATTCTGTGATGAAG GTATATGGAGCTTTACGCATGTCTGTAAAAATGTTCTTGATGTGGAACTCAAAAATGCTCATAGAATGTGGGGAAGATATAACAGTGGCAACATCTTTGCTTGAGGCTAGTAATTTGATTGTTCTCAGG GGGTCTTCTGTGATACATTCTAATGCTAACCTTGGAGTTCATGGACAAGGTTTACTGAATTTATCAGGCCCAGGAGACTGGATTGAAGCACAGCGTTTGGTTTTATCCCTATTTTATAGTATTCAT GTTGGGCCTGGATCTGTCTTGCGCGGTCCATTGGAGAATGCAACAACTGATGATGT TACTCCAAAACTTCACTGTGACAACAAAGAATGCCCGTATGAATTACTTCACCCTCCTGAAGATTGCAATGTGAACTCATCCTTGTCTTTTACACTTCAG ATCTGCCGCGTTGAGGATGTCCTTGTTGAAGGCCTTATAAAAGGTTCTGTTGTTCATTTTCATAGGGCAAGGACAATAAGTATCGAATCTTCTGGAACAATATCTGCCTCTGGAATGG GTTGTACTGGTGGTCTGGGTCATGGAAATATTCTAAGTAATGGTATTTGCAGTGGTGGTGGGCATGGCGGTAAAGGTGGAAAAGCATGTTCCAGCGACTATTGTGTTAAGGGTGGCATCTCATATGGAAATCCAGACTTGCCCTGTGAACTTGGTAGTGGAAGTGGAAATGGAAGCTCAACTGGTACCACAGCTGGGGGTGGTATCATAG TAATTGGATCATTAGAACACCCTTTGTCAAGTTTGTCAATCAAAGGTTCTGTAAATGCCGATGGAGAGGATTTTGATCCAGCAATTAGAAGGGGAAAATTTGTTATTTTTGATAATTTTACTGGAAGCCCTGGAGGTGGATCTGGTGGCACTATTCTATTGTTTCTCCATAGCCTTGCCATTGATGAATCAGCTATTCTTTCTAGCATTGGGGGATATAGCGGTATTAGTGGAGGTGGCGGTGGAGGCGGAGGAAGAATTCATTTTCATTGGTCTAACATTCCTACTGGAGATGTTTATCAGCCCATTGCTACTGTGAAAGGAGACATTCAGTCTGG GGGAGGGAAGGGTAAAGGCTTGGGTGGCTCTGGAGCAGATGGAACAATATCTGGGAAGGCTTGTCCCAAAGGACTCTACGGTACATTTTGTGAG GAATGTCCAGCAGGCACTTACAAGAATGCTACTGGATCTGATAGTTCACTTTGTCAAGTTTGTCCGGTTCACGAGCTTCCTCATCGTGCTGTTTATATTTCGGTTAGAG GCGGCATTACTGAAACCCCTTGCCCTTACCAATGCGTTTCAGACCGATATCACATGCCAGACTGTTTTACAGCTCTTGAAGAGTTAATTTACACATTTGGTGGACCTTGGTTATTTGGTCTTTTACTTACGGGTCTCTTGGTCCTCTTAGCTTTGGTGCTTAGTGTTGCAAGGATGAAATTTGTTGGTGTTGATGAACTACCAGGCCCAGCACCCACGCAACATGGTTCTCAAATAGATCATTCCTTCCCTTTCTTGGAGTCGCTGAATGAG GTCTTAGAGACAAATAGAGTTGAGGAGTCTCAGAGTCATGTTCATAGAATGTACTTCATTGGACCTAATACTTTCAGTGAACCCTGGCATCTGCCACATACACCTTCAGAACAAATACATGATATTGT CTATGAGAGTGCATTCAATACATTTGTGGATGAGATTAATGCTATAGCAGCTTATCAATGGTGGGAGGGAGTGATATTTAGCGCTCTCTCTGTTATTGGATATCCACTTGCATGCTCATGGCAACATTGGCGCAGGAGATTGAAGTTGCAACGATTGCGTGAATTTGTTCGATCAGAGTATGACCATGCTTGCCTTCGTTCTTGCCGATCACGAGCTCTCTATGAAGGGATAAAG GTAAATGCGACTTCTGACTTGATGCTTGCGTATGTGGACTTCTTTCTTGGTGGGGATGAAAAGAGAACAGACCTGCCTCCTCGATTATATGAAAGGCTCCCAATGACATTGCTTTTTGGTGGTGATGGAAGTTATATGGCTCCATTTACCCTTCACAATGATAATATCCTTACTAGCCTTATGAGTCAG TCAGTTCAGCCTACGACATGGTATCGATTGGTTGCTGGGCTGAATGCACAATTGCGGTTAGTGCGCCATGGACGGCTAAGGGTAACATTACGACCCGTTGTCAGATGGCTTGAGACTCATGCCAATCCTGCTTTGAGCGTCCATGGTGTACGTGTTGATCTTGCATGGTTTGAGGCTACCAGTATTCGCTATGGCCAGTATGGGCTTGTGGTTTATGCTCTCGAAGAAGGAGTTTATCAGGACACTAGAGGAAGTATTGATGGAGCATTAAGAACTGAGGAAACATCACG AGTTCCGACTGTTAAAAGGGAACATCACTCGGGGCTTGCAAGTAGAGCTGACTTAAGTCCTGGTGGAAGAATTGAGAACAATTGTTTGAGGCGAAAGATACAAGGAGTTTCTTTAGATGTAAACAATTTGCAAATGCTTGACGAGAAGAGAGATATCTTTTATCTTCTCTCTTTTATACTTCAGAATACAAAACCTGTTGGGCATCAG GATCTTGTTGGTTTAGTGATCTCAATGTTGCTTCTAGGAGATTTTAGTTTAGTATTACTTACCCTGCTTCAGTTGTACTCAATTTCTTTGGTGGATGTATTTCTTGTATTGTTTATATTACCTTTTGGCATTCTTCTCCCATTTCCTGTTGGAATCAATGCTCTATTTAGTCATGGACCAAGGCGTTCTGCAGGCCTTGCACGTCTCTATGCTCTGTGGAACCTTACGTCCTTTATAAATGTT GTGGTTGCATTTCTATGTGGATATATTCATTACAACTCTCAATCCTCTTCCAGCAAAAGACAACCCAGCATTCAGCCTTGGAATATCAT GGATGACAATGAATGGTGGATTTTTCCAGCCGGACTGGTTTTGTGTAAGTTATTCCAATCTCAACTCATTAATTGGCATGTTGCCAATCTGGAAATTCAAGACCGTTCCTTGTATAGTAACGATTTTGAGCTGTTCTGGCAGTCATGA
- the LOC127084042 gene encoding uncharacterized protein LOC127084042 isoform X2, translating to MISACGGNGYAGGGGGRVSVEVFSRHDEPTIYVHGGSSFACPENAGAAGTLYDAVPRSLIVDNYNMTTDTETLLLDFPYQPLLTNVYVRNKARATVPLLWSRVQVQGQISILQGGVLSFGLPHYASSEFELLAEELLMSDSVMKVYGALRMSVKMFLMWNSKMLIECGEDITVATSLLEASNLIVLRGSSVIHSNANLGVHGQGLLNLSGPGDWIEAQRLVLSLFYSIHVGPGSVLRGPLENATTDDVTPKLHCDNKECPYELLHPPEDCNVNSSLSFTLQICRVEDVLVEGLIKGSVVHFHRARTISIESSGTISASGMGCTGGLGHGNILSNGICSGGGHGGKGGKACSSDYCVKGGISYGNPDLPCELGSGSGNGSSTGTTAGGGIIVIGSLEHPLSSLSIKGSVNADGEDFDPAIRRGKFVIFDNFTGSPGGGSGGTILLFLHSLAIDESAILSSIGGYSGISGGGGGGGGRIHFHWSNIPTGDVYQPIATVKGDIQSGGGKGKGLGGSGADGTISGKACPKGLYGTFCEECPAGTYKNATGSDSSLCQVCPVHELPHRAVYISVRGGITETPCPYQCVSDRYHMPDCFTALEELIYTFGGPWLFGLLLTGLLVLLALVLSVARMKFVGVDELPGPAPTQHGSQIDHSFPFLESLNEVLETNRVEESQSHVHRMYFIGPNTFSEPWHLPHTPSEQIHDIVYESAFNTFVDEINAIAAYQWWEGVIFSALSVIGYPLACSWQHWRRRLKLQRLREFVRSEYDHACLRSCRSRALYEGIKVNATSDLMLAYVDFFLGGDEKRTDLPPRLYERLPMTLLFGGDGSYMAPFTLHNDNILTSLMSQSVQPTTWYRLVAGLNAQLRLVRHGRLRVTLRPVVRWLETHANPALSVHGVRVDLAWFEATSIRYGQYGLVVYALEEGVYQDTRGSIDGALRTEETSRVPTVKREHHSGLASRADLSPGGRIENNCLRRKIQGVSLDVNNLQMLDEKRDIFYLLSFILQNTKPVGHQDLVGLVISMLLLGDFSLVLLTLLQLYSISLVDVFLVLFILPFGILLPFPVGINALFSHGPRRSAGLARLYALWNLTSFINVVVAFLCGYIHYNSQSSSSKRQPSIQPWNIMDDNEWWIFPAGLVLCKLFQSQLINWHVANLEIQDRSLYSNDFELFWQS from the exons ATGATAAGTGCTTGTGGAGGTAATGGTTATGCAGGTGGAGGCGGTGGCAGAGTTTCAGTCGAAGTTTTCAGTAGGCATGATGAGCCCACAATTTATGTCCACG GTGGTAGTAGCTTTGCCTGTCCTGAAAATGCAGGGGCAGCCGGGACTCTTTATGATGCAGTTCCTCGAAGTCTTATAGTCGATAACTATAACATGACAACTGACACAGAGACACTTCTCTTGGATTTTCCTTATCAACCCCTTTTGACTAATGTTTATGTCCGTAACAAGGCTAGGGCTACCGTTCCATTGCTTTGGAGTCGTGTTCAG GTTCAAGGACAGATAAGTATATTGCAGGGTGGGGTACTGAGCTTTGGGCTGCCACACTATGCTTCTTCAGAGTTTGAGTTATTAGCTGAAGAGCTGTTGATGAGTGATTCTGTGATGAAG GTATATGGAGCTTTACGCATGTCTGTAAAAATGTTCTTGATGTGGAACTCAAAAATGCTCATAGAATGTGGGGAAGATATAACAGTGGCAACATCTTTGCTTGAGGCTAGTAATTTGATTGTTCTCAGG GGGTCTTCTGTGATACATTCTAATGCTAACCTTGGAGTTCATGGACAAGGTTTACTGAATTTATCAGGCCCAGGAGACTGGATTGAAGCACAGCGTTTGGTTTTATCCCTATTTTATAGTATTCAT GTTGGGCCTGGATCTGTCTTGCGCGGTCCATTGGAGAATGCAACAACTGATGATGT TACTCCAAAACTTCACTGTGACAACAAAGAATGCCCGTATGAATTACTTCACCCTCCTGAAGATTGCAATGTGAACTCATCCTTGTCTTTTACACTTCAG ATCTGCCGCGTTGAGGATGTCCTTGTTGAAGGCCTTATAAAAGGTTCTGTTGTTCATTTTCATAGGGCAAGGACAATAAGTATCGAATCTTCTGGAACAATATCTGCCTCTGGAATGG GTTGTACTGGTGGTCTGGGTCATGGAAATATTCTAAGTAATGGTATTTGCAGTGGTGGTGGGCATGGCGGTAAAGGTGGAAAAGCATGTTCCAGCGACTATTGTGTTAAGGGTGGCATCTCATATGGAAATCCAGACTTGCCCTGTGAACTTGGTAGTGGAAGTGGAAATGGAAGCTCAACTGGTACCACAGCTGGGGGTGGTATCATAG TAATTGGATCATTAGAACACCCTTTGTCAAGTTTGTCAATCAAAGGTTCTGTAAATGCCGATGGAGAGGATTTTGATCCAGCAATTAGAAGGGGAAAATTTGTTATTTTTGATAATTTTACTGGAAGCCCTGGAGGTGGATCTGGTGGCACTATTCTATTGTTTCTCCATAGCCTTGCCATTGATGAATCAGCTATTCTTTCTAGCATTGGGGGATATAGCGGTATTAGTGGAGGTGGCGGTGGAGGCGGAGGAAGAATTCATTTTCATTGGTCTAACATTCCTACTGGAGATGTTTATCAGCCCATTGCTACTGTGAAAGGAGACATTCAGTCTGG GGGAGGGAAGGGTAAAGGCTTGGGTGGCTCTGGAGCAGATGGAACAATATCTGGGAAGGCTTGTCCCAAAGGACTCTACGGTACATTTTGTGAG GAATGTCCAGCAGGCACTTACAAGAATGCTACTGGATCTGATAGTTCACTTTGTCAAGTTTGTCCGGTTCACGAGCTTCCTCATCGTGCTGTTTATATTTCGGTTAGAG GCGGCATTACTGAAACCCCTTGCCCTTACCAATGCGTTTCAGACCGATATCACATGCCAGACTGTTTTACAGCTCTTGAAGAGTTAATTTACACATTTGGTGGACCTTGGTTATTTGGTCTTTTACTTACGGGTCTCTTGGTCCTCTTAGCTTTGGTGCTTAGTGTTGCAAGGATGAAATTTGTTGGTGTTGATGAACTACCAGGCCCAGCACCCACGCAACATGGTTCTCAAATAGATCATTCCTTCCCTTTCTTGGAGTCGCTGAATGAG GTCTTAGAGACAAATAGAGTTGAGGAGTCTCAGAGTCATGTTCATAGAATGTACTTCATTGGACCTAATACTTTCAGTGAACCCTGGCATCTGCCACATACACCTTCAGAACAAATACATGATATTGT CTATGAGAGTGCATTCAATACATTTGTGGATGAGATTAATGCTATAGCAGCTTATCAATGGTGGGAGGGAGTGATATTTAGCGCTCTCTCTGTTATTGGATATCCACTTGCATGCTCATGGCAACATTGGCGCAGGAGATTGAAGTTGCAACGATTGCGTGAATTTGTTCGATCAGAGTATGACCATGCTTGCCTTCGTTCTTGCCGATCACGAGCTCTCTATGAAGGGATAAAG GTAAATGCGACTTCTGACTTGATGCTTGCGTATGTGGACTTCTTTCTTGGTGGGGATGAAAAGAGAACAGACCTGCCTCCTCGATTATATGAAAGGCTCCCAATGACATTGCTTTTTGGTGGTGATGGAAGTTATATGGCTCCATTTACCCTTCACAATGATAATATCCTTACTAGCCTTATGAGTCAG TCAGTTCAGCCTACGACATGGTATCGATTGGTTGCTGGGCTGAATGCACAATTGCGGTTAGTGCGCCATGGACGGCTAAGGGTAACATTACGACCCGTTGTCAGATGGCTTGAGACTCATGCCAATCCTGCTTTGAGCGTCCATGGTGTACGTGTTGATCTTGCATGGTTTGAGGCTACCAGTATTCGCTATGGCCAGTATGGGCTTGTGGTTTATGCTCTCGAAGAAGGAGTTTATCAGGACACTAGAGGAAGTATTGATGGAGCATTAAGAACTGAGGAAACATCACG AGTTCCGACTGTTAAAAGGGAACATCACTCGGGGCTTGCAAGTAGAGCTGACTTAAGTCCTGGTGGAAGAATTGAGAACAATTGTTTGAGGCGAAAGATACAAGGAGTTTCTTTAGATGTAAACAATTTGCAAATGCTTGACGAGAAGAGAGATATCTTTTATCTTCTCTCTTTTATACTTCAGAATACAAAACCTGTTGGGCATCAG GATCTTGTTGGTTTAGTGATCTCAATGTTGCTTCTAGGAGATTTTAGTTTAGTATTACTTACCCTGCTTCAGTTGTACTCAATTTCTTTGGTGGATGTATTTCTTGTATTGTTTATATTACCTTTTGGCATTCTTCTCCCATTTCCTGTTGGAATCAATGCTCTATTTAGTCATGGACCAAGGCGTTCTGCAGGCCTTGCACGTCTCTATGCTCTGTGGAACCTTACGTCCTTTATAAATGTT GTGGTTGCATTTCTATGTGGATATATTCATTACAACTCTCAATCCTCTTCCAGCAAAAGACAACCCAGCATTCAGCCTTGGAATATCAT GGATGACAATGAATGGTGGATTTTTCCAGCCGGACTGGTTTTGTGTAAGTTATTCCAATCTCAACTCATTAATTGGCATGTTGCCAATCTGGAAATTCAAGACCGTTCCTTGTATAGTAACGATTTTGAGCTGTTCTGGCAGTCATGA